Proteins encoded by one window of Rutidosis leptorrhynchoides isolate AG116_Rl617_1_P2 chromosome 7, CSIRO_AGI_Rlap_v1, whole genome shotgun sequence:
- the LOC139859608 gene encoding uncharacterized protein, whose amino-acid sequence MEVSNVNNGGMFNGMERHVGNNYKYWKMCMEAYLQGQDLWELVAGSDAIIPVETLEQGESRRKWKIKCGKALFASRTSISKEFIEHVCDLNSPKEVWDTLEKLFTKKNTARLQFLENELAISRQEGMSVSEYFLRVKTLCSEISEIDTNEKISESRLRRYLIRGLKKEYVPFTTSIQGWSTQPSVEELENLLSNQEALAKQMAKGFENDAVLFSKGKNFKKGSSSKEKEEEQTSYKSNYEKKPPTCYKCGKVGHIKKYCRSKVTKANVACSSNDDDEIKWEQCFTVDTVVKKNQWIIDSGCSHHVTGDGTLLHDIRDHNQN is encoded by the coding sequence ATGGAAGTCTCAAATGTAAACAATGGAGGTATGTTCAATGGTATGGAAAGACATGTAGGCAACAACTACAAGTATTGGAAGATGTGTATGGAGGCTTATCTCCAAGGTCAAGATCTATGGGAACTTGTGGCCGGAAGCGATGCCATAATTCCCGTAGAAACTCTTGAGCAAGGCGAGTCACGAAGAAAATGGAAGATTAAGTGTGGGAAGGCTCTCTTTGCATCGAGGACATCAATTAGCAAAGAGTTCATAGAACACGTTTGTGATCTTAACTCGCCAAAGGAGGTTTGGGATACTCTTGAGAAACTCTTTACCAAGAAGAATACCGCACGGTTGCAATTCTTGGAAAATGAGTTAGCAATCTCAAGACAAGAAGGTATGTCAGTTTCTGAATATTTCTTACGGGTGAAAACTCTTTGTTCTGAAATTTCAGAGATTGATACAAACGAGAAAATTAGTGAATCTCGGTTGCGAAGATATTTAATTCgtggtttgaagaaagagtatgttcCATTCACAACCTCTATACAGGGGTGGTCTACTCAACCTTCGGTTGAAGAATTAGAGAATTTGCTCTCTAATCAAGAAGCTTTGGCCAAGCAAATGGCTAAAGGATTTGAAAATGATGCGGTATTATTTTCAAAAGGGAAGAACTTCAAGAAAGGTTCTTCtagcaaagaaaaagaagaagagcaaACTAGTTACAAAAGTAACTATGAGAAGAAACCTCCCACATGTTACAAGTGTGGGAAGGTTGGTCACATCAAGAAATATTGTCGTTCTAAAGTCACAAAAGCAAACGTGGCTTGTTCAAGCAACGATGATGATGAAATCAAATGGGAGCAATGTTTTACCGTTGATACGGTTGTTAAGAAGAATCAATGGATTATTGATTCGGGTTGCTCTCATCATGTGACCGGTGATGGAACTCTTCTTCATGACATTAGAGATCACAATCAAAATTGA